The Sporosarcina ureae genomic sequence TCGATGAAGAGTACGAAAACAGTAAAAGGTGCAGTTATTATTAGTGCTCTATGGAATCAATTCTTCATCTTTGTACCATATATTCTAGGAATGATTGGTATTATTTTACTACCTACCATTGCTGATCCAGAAATGATTATTACTGAGCTAGCCTATACATTATTCCCTGGAATTTTTGCGGCATTATTGCTCTCAGCCATTATGTCGGCAGTTATGTCCACTGCAGACTCTATCTTGATGCAAGCAGGCTCAATACTTTCACGTGACGTCTATCAACGTTTCATCAACAAAGACGCTAGCCCTAAAACGATGATTCTTGTATCAAGATTATGCATTTTATTGGGAGGGGTAGTAGGAGTTATAGTGGCCATTTATGAACCACCATCCGTGTTTGCCTTGGTTCTGTTCGCTTTTGGTACATTGGGGAATGCTTTCTTAGTTCCTTATGTTGCTTCGGTTTACTCGAAAAAAGCGAATTATATCGGTTGCTTATGTGCAATGATTGGCGGTGCTGCAACAAATATCATTTGGACTTCCATGGGGTTAGAAACATCTACAGGACTTCATCCGTTCTTGGCAGGGTTACTAGTATCTCTGTTAGGCATGATCATCGGAAGCCGATTTGGTCGTAAACCGTCAGATGAAATACTGATAGCGTTTGAACAGTCCAGAAAAAGACGTGTATTCTCAAAAGATTTTGACCGCAACATTACACGTGATTTGGCTCCCGAAGCTAGCAATGTATCTAAGTTTTTGGCAGATAATAAATAACTTACAGGAGTAGGTACTTATGAGCGCTATATTATTACAAGAAATCGAGTTTACTAAAGAAGAGGTATTGCAAGGATTACAACAATACGAAAAAGAAACGTATTTTCAAATCCAAGATATTATTTACTACCCTTATTATTTTTTTGAATATCAAGTGAGTGCTAAAAGCTTGCTGAAGTTTAATGGGAAGGCGGCTTGTACAATCGATGGGCTTGGTGGAAGAGGGGCGATGGTGGATGTTCGGCCAAGCTTTTCTAGAAAGAAAGTAGAAGTTGGTCGATTTCCTGAGCTGGTAATTGGAGAGGAAGAAGCGATTGTTATGGCTGAAAGATTTATTTTTGATAATGCTTCTTCGAAAGCAAAATTTATTACAATGCCTAAAATCATCGAAGTTCAAAGGAATCTCTTTTATCGACCATTTTGGATAACAGATTTCAAGTTGGACAATAAAAAGTCAGGGCAGCTCATAGTGGATGCGATTAGCGGGAGTTATCATCCGTTATAACAGGATCGATGATCAAAGTTAAATATACAGCCACTATTTTCAATATGCAGGCGGGCAGTGGCTGTATGTAGGAGGAGAAGACATTTACATTAAAACTTGTTTGGCCATTATGGCTACTTCGAGTGCAATCCGATTTAATGGGGACATAAAATTCTCTCCCATTATAGATTGAATCTTTTCGAGTCGATGATACAGTGTTTGTCTGACGATAAATAGACGATCTGCGGTTTCTTTTTTTGAACCGCCACATTCAAGATAAATACGGAGCGTTTCGAATAAGTCGCTGTCGTTCTTTTTATCGTAATCGATAAGATCTTGTAGGTAATCTTCTACATAGTTTTCAAGGTATCCTTGTTCGTTAAGTAGAAGTAAAAGTCTATAGATCCCTAGATCTTCGTAAAAATCACTCTCAAATAAAAACTGTTGTTTGAGTTCAATCACTCTTTTTGCTTCTGTATATCCTTCTTTGATTTGTGAATGGTTATGGTGAACTAAACTAATACCAAATTTATATTCCCGTTCGTTAAAGAGGTTGTCATCGTCCATGCTAGTTAACTGCTTGGCTACCTGGGTGAAACGATTAATATCTTTTACCTGTTCACCTGAAGCGATAAATGATGCAATAATCGTAATTTCATTTCTAGTTACGGAGATAGTTGGAAAGAAACTATGTCGTTTAAAGATTGACCGAATTGTCATAGATTGTTGTAAGCGGATTTCTTCCCAACTGTTCTCATCTATAGAGGTTTCATTCGTATCCAACTGAATAACGAAGACTCTGTAAAGAGTATTCGGACTTTTTGTTGGTAAATAGGCTTGGATATCTTCTAGATCTACAGGACGGCCGTAGAGTAAGTTCCGCACAAATTCATCTTCATTGTACTGGTTTCTCTCTTGAATAGTACGATTTCGAAGTAATATTTGGGCAATCGCAAGGGAGGCCCTATCCAAGATTAAAAAGACGAATTCATCAGCTATTGCCTGTGGAAGGTGAAGGCATAAATATCCAAGAGATTGGCCTAAACCATTGATTGGAAACAAGGCAAATGGCTGATCATCAATTGTATAGATGTCCTGTTCTAGCTTTTGCGTAGTTTTCTCGCTAAGAAATTCTTTTATGTTATTTTTCCACGAAGTCGATTCCACAGGGTAGTAATAAGATTTCGCTTCATCGGATATAAATAAGACCGTTTGATTGAACAGCGAGTGTAACTGGTGAAGAATCTTCAAGATACCGTTTGGCATTAAACTTAATTCATTGAACCTTCTCGATAATGTATCTAACTTCGACAGCATTTCATAATGACGGTTAATGATAACGGTATGTAAATCTTGTGAAATATCGACAAACTTAACTGCTTTTTCAAACACGACAATAGGAAATTGCTGTGCATTAGCGAGTGAAATAATTTCTGGCTGTATTTCACTAACGTAATATCCTATTTCAATACAAAGGCAAGCAACATCCAGTTCGATTAACTGTTTTATATACTTTAACTGTGTCGCGCTATCGAGTTGCAGATGAATGCCTGTAGTTAAGATAATTTCACCACCGTTGACTAGTGAACTGAATTCACTAACTTCTAATACGTGTGACCATCTAACTTGACGATCCAATCCGTTACTTCCAGCTATGACTTTGGCGTGTTTGAAAGGTTCACGAGCTAAGACATCTTTGACGGTCAACGAAAGTTCATTCATATAAATAAGACCTCCATAACGTGAAAAGATTTTCCGTACGATGTTACACAATGTAAAATGAAAGTATTTTGAATACTTGTTAAACTATAGAAAGTAGTTTAGCTCAAGTCATGTTGTAAAGCAAGATTAGATGAATTGGAGGAATGAAAATGAATTCAATAGTAGTAGAAAAGAAAACGCTTTCAAATTTTATTGATGGACAATGGGTAAAATCACTCACTGATAAATATGAAGAGGTGCCAAATCCAGCCACAGGAGAGATTATTGCAAATGTACCTATTTCAACTAAAGAAGATCTACAAGTTGCCGTAAATGCGGCGAAAAAAGCGTTTTCTTCATGGAAGAAAACTGCTGTACCTCAAAGAGCTCGTATCCTATATAAATATCAGCAACTTTTGATTGCTCATTGGGATGAGCTGGCACAACTGATTACTATAGAGAACGGGAAAAATTATACAGAAGCTTATGGTGAAGTTCTGCGAGGAATCGAGTGTGTGGAATTTGCGTCAGGAGCTCCAACGTTGATGATGGGGTACCAACTGCCTGATATTGCTACAAACATCGAATCGGGTATGTATCGATATCCTTTAGGAGTTGTTGGAGGAATCACACCTTTTAACTTTCCTATGATGGTTCCTTGTTGGATGTTCCCGCTTGCTATTGCTGCAGGGAATACATTTATTTTAAAGCCTTCAGAGCGTACACCACTCTTGGCAAATAGATTAGCAGAGTTATTAACTGAAGCAGGATTACCGAATGGCGTGTTCAATATTGTTCATGGTGCGCATGATATCGTGAATGGAATCTTAAGTCATCCAGACATCCCTGCAGTTTCATTTGTTGGGTCACAGCCGGTAGCAGAGTATGTATATAAAACAGGAACTGCTCATGGTAAACGTGTTCAAGCACTAGCTGGTGCTAAGAATCATTCAATTGTTATGCCGGATGCAAATATGGATTTAGCAGTCACTAATATTACCAACGCAGCATTTGGTTCTGCAGGTGAAAGATGTATGGCTGCTGCAGTCGTAATTGCAGTTGGAGATATTGCTGACCAGCTTGTGAAACGTTTAGTAGAGGAAGCCAATAAAATAACTATTGGAAACGGATTAGAAGAAGGAGTATTCCTTGGGCCTGTCATTCGAGATTCCCATAAAGATAAAACACTTTCTTATATCGAGGTGGGGATTGAAGAAGGGGCAACTCTTGTACGTGATGGCCGAGGCGATCAATCTACCTCAGAAGGAGGCTATTTTGTAGGGCCAACAATTTTTGAAGGAGTTACAACGGAAATGCGAATTTGGAAAGAAGAAATATTCGCACCGGTACTTTCAGTAATCAGAGTAGAAACATTAGATGACGCGATTAGGCTTACAAATCAATCAGACTTTGCAAATGGTGCTTGTTTATATACGGATAGCTCGAAGGCGATTCGTCAATTCCGTGAAGAAATTGATGCAGGGATGCTTGGCATCAATTTGGGTGTACCAGCGCCTATGGCATTCTTCCCATTCTCTGGCAATAAGAAATCATTTTATGGTGATCTCCATGCAAATGGCCGTGATGGTATCGAATTTTACACACGTAAGAAAATGTTGACTGCACGTCATGAATATTGATAAAAGGGGAGGCAACGTTATTGAAAACATTACATGAACAAGATCAGAATAAAGAGTCATTAATAGAACAAAACCGGGATAAAGTTT encodes the following:
- a CDS encoding CoA-acylating methylmalonate-semialdehyde dehydrogenase, producing MNSIVVEKKTLSNFIDGQWVKSLTDKYEEVPNPATGEIIANVPISTKEDLQVAVNAAKKAFSSWKKTAVPQRARILYKYQQLLIAHWDELAQLITIENGKNYTEAYGEVLRGIECVEFASGAPTLMMGYQLPDIATNIESGMYRYPLGVVGGITPFNFPMMVPCWMFPLAIAAGNTFILKPSERTPLLANRLAELLTEAGLPNGVFNIVHGAHDIVNGILSHPDIPAVSFVGSQPVAEYVYKTGTAHGKRVQALAGAKNHSIVMPDANMDLAVTNITNAAFGSAGERCMAAAVVIAVGDIADQLVKRLVEEANKITIGNGLEEGVFLGPVIRDSHKDKTLSYIEVGIEEGATLVRDGRGDQSTSEGGYFVGPTIFEGVTTEMRIWKEEIFAPVLSVIRVETLDDAIRLTNQSDFANGACLYTDSSKAIRQFREEIDAGMLGINLGVPAPMAFFPFSGNKKSFYGDLHANGRDGIEFYTRKKMLTARHEY
- a CDS encoding PucR family transcriptional regulator; translation: MNELSLTVKDVLAREPFKHAKVIAGSNGLDRQVRWSHVLEVSEFSSLVNGGEIILTTGIHLQLDSATQLKYIKQLIELDVACLCIEIGYYVSEIQPEIISLANAQQFPIVVFEKAVKFVDISQDLHTVIINRHYEMLSKLDTLSRRFNELSLMPNGILKILHQLHSLFNQTVLFISDEAKSYYYPVESTSWKNNIKEFLSEKTTQKLEQDIYTIDDQPFALFPINGLGQSLGYLCLHLPQAIADEFVFLILDRASLAIAQILLRNRTIQERNQYNEDEFVRNLLYGRPVDLEDIQAYLPTKSPNTLYRVFVIQLDTNETSIDENSWEEIRLQQSMTIRSIFKRHSFFPTISVTRNEITIIASFIASGEQVKDINRFTQVAKQLTSMDDDNLFNEREYKFGISLVHHNHSQIKEGYTEAKRVIELKQQFLFESDFYEDLGIYRLLLLLNEQGYLENYVEDYLQDLIDYDKKNDSDLFETLRIYLECGGSKKETADRLFIVRQTLYHRLEKIQSIMGENFMSPLNRIALEVAIMAKQVLM